The proteins below come from a single Thermodesulfobacteriota bacterium genomic window:
- the secF gene encoding protein translocase subunit SecF, protein MIRIIKPEINIDFVGKRWIAFLLSSILIVVSILSIILKGGLNFGIDFAGGTLVQIKFKEKTSSSEIRRGLRDIGLGDSIIQQYSEKEGDEYIIRVKNTSSVNEGLSDRIQETFQKRYGQYGFEIRRVEMVGPQVEKELRYKALMALIYGMIGILAYITFRFEFRFALGGVLALVHDTIITIGAFSITDREFTLPVLAAVLTIVGFSINDTIVIYDRIRENLRKMAGKKLEVIINSSINETLSRTILTSGTVLFVVVALFILGGSVIHDFAFALIVGVIAGTYSTVFVASPIVILWEKFFPGKKGKGKRR, encoded by the coding sequence ATGATAAGGATTATTAAGCCTGAAATAAACATAGATTTTGTCGGGAAAAGATGGATCGCCTTTTTGCTCTCTTCCATATTGATTGTAGTCAGTATTTTGTCGATAATACTTAAAGGTGGCCTGAATTTTGGTATAGACTTTGCTGGAGGGACATTAGTTCAGATAAAATTCAAAGAGAAGACCAGCTCAAGTGAAATAAGGAGGGGTTTAAGAGATATAGGGTTGGGGGACAGCATTATTCAGCAATACAGCGAAAAGGAAGGCGATGAGTATATAATCAGGGTTAAAAATACATCCTCTGTCAATGAAGGATTGTCAGACAGGATTCAGGAAACGTTTCAAAAAAGGTATGGGCAGTATGGATTCGAGATAAGGCGGGTAGAGATGGTTGGCCCTCAGGTAGAAAAGGAACTGCGTTATAAAGCGCTTATGGCTCTTATCTATGGGATGATCGGTATTCTGGCATATATCACATTTAGATTTGAATTCAGGTTTGCCCTGGGGGGCGTGCTGGCACTGGTTCATGATACAATTATTACTATAGGTGCATTTTCTATAACAGATAGAGAGTTTACCCTGCCGGTTTTGGCTGCCGTCCTGACCATTGTGGGCTTCTCAATAAACGATACTATAGTCATATACGATAGGATCAGAGAGAACCTTAGAAAGATGGCCGGGAAAAAACTGGAAGTAATTATAAATTCCAGTATTAACGAGACACTTAGCAGGACTATTCTTACATCCGGTACAGTCCTTTTTGTAGTTGTTGCATTATTCATCCTGGGTGGCAGTGTGATACATGACTTTGCCTTTGCCTTAATAGTCGGGGTCATTGCCGGTACCTATTCAACTGTTTTTGTAGCTAGCCCCATAGTAATCTTATGGGAGAAATTTTTCCCAGGCAAGAAAGGGAAAGGTAAAAGGCGTTAA
- the yajC gene encoding preprotein translocase subunit YajC, which produces MVGIAYAMGGDAAVGGAKGLGGIGAFIPLILMFVIFYFLLIRPQQKRAKEHREVLKNLRKGDTVVTAGGIHGRITGLTDTIVTLEIADKVRIRVSRGQIAGLGKVNDKE; this is translated from the coding sequence TTGGTTGGTATTGCTTATGCCATGGGCGGTGATGCTGCTGTCGGTGGTGCAAAGGGGCTAGGGGGGATAGGTGCTTTTATTCCATTGATTTTGATGTTTGTGATTTTTTACTTCTTATTGATAAGGCCACAGCAAAAAAGGGCAAAAGAACACAGAGAGGTTCTAAAAAATCTCAGAAAGGGTGACACGGTTGTAACCGCTGGTGGTATTCATGGAAGGATTACAGGGTTGACCGATACAATAGTTACCCTGGAGATAGCAGATAAGGTTCGTATAAGGGTTTCCAGAGGCCAGATTGCAGGCTTGGGTAAGGTAAATGATAAGGAATAA
- a CDS encoding aminopeptidase P family protein codes for MLRETALKKIRERFQKHSLDAVIVSNLDNVRYLSGFTGSEGAILISQNGNYFLTGTRYTTQASEQADGFIIREYDNREEEIGKLVLKLNIKNLGFEPQYVTFEVYNKLLERLQDTKLIPIAEGLDSLRDKKESSELKLIKDAVRIASESYLDVAGRIRVGIEEREVALEIEYLMRKKGAEKVSFDTIVASGRRSALPHGIATSKRIEKGGFIVIDFGARYHGYYSDETQTLVVGRPTTKQKKIYQIVKEAQEKAFEAIKPGVSVIKVDSAARDYIGKAGFGKYFGHGTGHGVGLAVHEMPYISPLGKGLIEEGMVFTIEPGIYIPKWGGVRIEDMVRVTSRGYERLTFLPKELQVID; via the coding sequence ATGTTGAGGGAGACTGCCCTTAAGAAGATAAGAGAAAGGTTTCAAAAGCATAGTTTAGATGCTGTTATTGTTTCAAATCTGGACAATGTAAGATACCTGAGTGGCTTTACCGGAAGTGAGGGTGCCATATTAATCTCTCAAAATGGGAACTACTTTTTGACAGGTACCAGGTACACAACCCAGGCATCAGAACAGGCTGATGGTTTTATCATCAGGGAGTATGACAACAGGGAAGAAGAAATAGGGAAACTAGTCCTTAAACTTAATATTAAGAACCTGGGATTCGAACCACAATACGTTACTTTTGAGGTTTACAACAAGCTGTTGGAAAGGCTGCAGGATACCAAATTGATTCCCATTGCTGAGGGATTGGACAGCTTGAGGGATAAAAAAGAAAGTTCTGAACTTAAACTCATAAAAGATGCTGTAAGGATTGCATCAGAGAGCTACCTTGATGTTGCAGGCAGGATCAGGGTTGGCATAGAAGAGAGAGAAGTTGCCCTGGAAATAGAATATCTCATGAGAAAAAAGGGGGCAGAAAAAGTGTCCTTTGATACTATAGTTGCCTCTGGCAGAAGATCAGCCTTGCCACACGGTATTGCTACCAGCAAAAGGATAGAAAAGGGGGGATTTATTGTAATAGACTTTGGAGCCAGATACCATGGTTATTACTCTGATGAGACCCAGACTTTGGTTGTTGGTAGACCTACAACCAAACAAAAGAAGATTTATCAAATAGTAAAAGAGGCTCAGGAAAAAGCTTTTGAAGCTATTAAACCTGGAGTAAGTGTTATAAAAGTTGATTCTGCAGCAAGGGATTATATTGGCAAAGCCGGTTTTGGAAAGTATTTCGGGCATGGAACAGGTCATGGAGTAGGATTGGCGGTTCATGAAATGCCCTATATTTCTCCTTTAGGCAAGGGGTTAATAGAGGAAGGAATGGTATTTACTATAGAGCCTGGCATCTATATACCAAAATGGGGAGGGGTCAGGATAGAGGATATGGTAAGGGTTACCTCCCGGGGATATGAAAGATTGACATTTTTACCAAAGGAGCTGCAGGTGATTGACTAG
- the efp gene encoding elongation factor P: MYSTPDFRKGLKIELDGRPHEIVDFLHVKPGKGGAFVRTKLKNLIGGNVIERTFRSGEKVGKPDLQERKMQYLYNAEKRFYFMDQETYEQIYLTPEQLGDGKDFLQENIVIDILFYNNQPIGIELPFFVELTVSKTGPGLRGDTASGGSKPATLETGAVIQVPLFIEEGDVLKIDTRTRGYIERINKRQT, translated from the coding sequence ATGTATTCAACACCAGATTTTCGTAAAGGCTTAAAGATCGAACTGGATGGAAGACCTCACGAGATAGTGGATTTTCTACATGTAAAACCTGGAAAGGGTGGTGCATTTGTCAGGACTAAATTAAAGAACCTTATTGGCGGTAACGTTATAGAGAGGACATTTAGGTCTGGGGAGAAGGTTGGCAAACCCGATCTTCAGGAAAGAAAAATGCAGTATCTGTATAATGCCGAAAAGAGATTTTACTTTATGGATCAGGAGACATATGAACAGATTTACCTTACACCAGAGCAATTGGGAGATGGTAAGGATTTTCTGCAGGAGAATATCGTTATTGATATCCTTTTCTACAATAATCAGCCTATTGGTATTGAGCTTCCGTTCTTTGTTGAACTGACCGTTTCCAAAACCGGCCCTGGGTTAAGGGGTGATACAGCATCCGGAGGGAGCAAACCTGCTACGCTGGAAACCGGGGCTGTTATTCAGGTACCTTTGTTTATAGAAGAAGGCGATGTACTAAAGATTGATACCCGAACACGGGGTTACATTGAAAGGATTAACAAAAGACAAACATAG
- a CDS encoding methyltransferase domain-containing protein — translation MIRNKQVKGVVKINSNYIGKVYSLYSPVYDLIFGKIMEQGRKKAISMLNANGGLKILEIGVGTGLTIGLYPPDCSIVGIDISEKMLTKAMKRASKVRNYNNITFKIMDALNLEFEDDTFDAVVASYVVTTVSDPLRVCHEMKRVCKEGGQIIVVNHSRSGNGFLGKLEDIISPLCWKVGFATDLNVLEPLESSGINVDQVVPVRPFKLYKVIQGTKVGNSRIGEQ, via the coding sequence ATGATAAGGAATAAACAGGTAAAGGGGGTGGTCAAGATAAACTCGAATTACATTGGAAAAGTGTACTCTTTGTATTCTCCAGTTTATGACTTAATATTCGGCAAGATTATGGAACAAGGGAGGAAGAAGGCAATTAGCATGCTGAATGCAAATGGAGGCTTAAAGATTCTGGAGATTGGTGTGGGGACAGGTTTAACTATTGGTTTATACCCACCGGATTGCAGCATAGTTGGAATTGACATATCTGAAAAGATGCTTACAAAGGCAATGAAGAGGGCTTCTAAGGTTAGGAATTACAACAACATTACCTTTAAGATTATGGATGCACTTAATCTGGAGTTTGAGGATGACACCTTTGATGCGGTTGTTGCTTCCTATGTAGTTACAACAGTAAGTGACCCCTTGAGAGTATGTCACGAAATGAAGAGGGTATGTAAAGAAGGGGGACAGATAATCGTTGTGAATCACTCAAGGAGTGGAAATGGGTTTCTGGGCAAACTTGAAGATATAATTTCTCCTTTATGCTGGAAGGTAGGGTTTGCTACTGATCTAAATGTGTTGGAACCATTAGAGTCAAGCGGTATTAATGTTGATCAGGTAGTCCCTGTAAGGCCTTTTAAATTGTACAAAGTGATTCAAGGAACTAAGGTAGGAAACTCAAGGATTGGGGAACAATAA
- a CDS encoding C-terminal binding protein yields the protein MSFKVVNVTSFPMFPFTEGEEIIRRAGGEYIPTVCQTEEEILAAAADGDVVIGVFTDGILTLSKETINKLGKCRMVAIPGMGYEGVDLKAATENGIIVINNPDYGAEEVANHTMLLLLAATRKLIPTIEAVKEGKWDRVGFHTIRSKVLPPVFRLSKQTLGLIGFGHIPRSVVPRAKPFFSRIIAYDPYVAGNVIEEFGVEPADLGTLLKDSDCVSLHAALTEETRHMITLEHFKMMKPTAFLVNTARGGLVDAQALYAALSQGIIAGAAVDVWDPEPPQLDDPMLKLPNIIVTPHTAQYSVEADAQIRTNPSQDIVSVMKGGWPREIAFRNPQVREKFLGKWR from the coding sequence ATGAGCTTTAAGGTAGTTAATGTAACTTCATTTCCGATGTTTCCTTTTACAGAAGGAGAAGAGATTATCAGACGGGCAGGAGGGGAATATATACCCACGGTGTGTCAGACCGAGGAGGAGATCCTGGCTGCTGCTGCCGATGGTGATGTCGTTATTGGTGTATTTACTGATGGAATTCTGACCCTCTCGAAAGAGACTATAAACAAACTAGGGAAATGCAGGATGGTTGCTATTCCAGGCATGGGCTATGAGGGAGTGGATCTGAAGGCGGCAACGGAAAATGGTATAATTGTTATTAACAATCCTGACTACGGTGCCGAGGAGGTGGCAAATCATACCATGCTTCTGCTGCTTGCAGCAACAAGAAAACTTATCCCCACCATAGAAGCGGTGAAGGAGGGAAAATGGGATAGGGTTGGCTTTCATACTATACGTAGTAAGGTATTGCCCCCGGTATTTCGTCTGAGCAAACAGACTTTGGGGCTTATCGGCTTTGGCCATATCCCTCGTAGCGTTGTTCCTCGCGCCAAGCCCTTCTTCTCCAGGATCATAGCCTATGACCCCTATGTAGCCGGAAATGTGATTGAAGAGTTTGGAGTAGAGCCTGCTGATTTGGGCACCCTCCTCAAGGATTCTGACTGTGTCTCGCTTCACGCTGCCCTCACTGAGGAAACCCGCCACATGATTACCTTAGAGCATTTCAAGATGATGAAGCCTACAGCCTTTTTAGTGAATACCGCCCGTGGTGGCCTGGTAGATGCGCAAGCTTTATATGCTGCTCTTTCCCAGGGGATTATCGCTGGAGCAGCTGTTGATGTATGGGATCCGGAGCCTCCTCAACTAGACGACCCTATGCTCAAACTTCCCAATATCATCGTTACGCCTCACACTGCTCAGTATTCTGTAGAAGCGGATGCTCAAATACGAACGAACCCAAGTCAAGATATAGTAAGCGTAATGAAAGGCGGCTGGCCCAGGGAAATAGCCTTCCGGAACCCGCAGGTGAGGGAGAAATTTCTGGGAAAATGGAGGTAA
- the aroQ gene encoding type II 3-dehydroquinate dehydratase, translating into MKRILVLHGPNLNLLGKREPQIYGKLGLDEINKEIEELAKKEKVSVETFQSNSEGDLVTRVQEAMGKFHAIVINPGGYTHTSVAIRDAIVAVGIPTVEVHLSNIYQREEFRKKSILADVVVGQIAGFGLDSYLLGLRAAIGIVKKGGRC; encoded by the coding sequence ATGAAAAGAATTCTTGTATTGCATGGCCCCAACCTAAATTTATTGGGGAAAAGAGAACCTCAAATATATGGTAAGCTCGGTTTAGATGAAATCAACAAAGAAATAGAGGAACTTGCTAAGAAAGAAAAGGTATCTGTTGAAACCTTTCAATCAAATTCTGAAGGGGATCTGGTTACCAGGGTACAAGAGGCAATGGGAAAATTTCATGCCATAGTTATAAATCCCGGTGGTTATACTCATACTAGTGTGGCTATCAGAGATGCTATTGTTGCCGTAGGTATACCCACTGTAGAGGTTCATCTGTCTAATATATATCAGAGGGAGGAGTTTCGTAAGAAATCAATATTGGCAGATGTTGTTGTGGGGCAGATTGCTGGTTTTGGGTTGGACAGCTATCTTCTGGGGTTAAGAGCAGCAATCGGTATTGTGAAAAAGGGAGGGAGATGTTGA
- a CDS encoding methylmalonyl-CoA mutase family protein: MFDKKTIEETDRFKKEWDKECERYYKGRKLSLFTDSGIEIKPVYIPGDVEETHAEQITMPGIYPYTRGTYPLMYQFSMWTTQQGLGYGTPEKTRKRYDLLRKEGLDAHEGMVPQYFIVPDAVVQEGYDPDNPAAKGQVGLVGSNWSNTRDMEVLFHDLPLDKTGVVYATYDTSLPTLAMYQVTAENMGFPAHKLRGHTVANFYRQTCWDLRSFLPENSLKVASEYIKYCT; the protein is encoded by the coding sequence ATGTTTGATAAAAAAACTATAGAAGAAACAGACAGGTTTAAAAAAGAGTGGGATAAAGAGTGCGAAAGGTATTACAAAGGCAGAAAACTCTCATTATTTACAGATTCCGGCATTGAGATAAAACCTGTATATATACCCGGAGATGTTGAGGAAACTCATGCCGAGCAGATCACGATGCCCGGTATTTATCCTTATACCCGGGGGACTTATCCTCTGATGTATCAGTTTTCTATGTGGACAACACAGCAGGGTTTGGGATACGGTACCCCAGAAAAAACCCGCAAACGATACGATTTATTAAGGAAAGAGGGTTTGGATGCCCATGAGGGCATGGTTCCCCAATATTTTATTGTCCCTGATGCGGTTGTTCAGGAGGGCTATGACCCTGACAATCCTGCTGCCAAAGGGCAGGTTGGTCTTGTAGGAAGCAATTGGAGCAACACAAGGGACATGGAAGTCCTCTTTCATGATCTTCCCCTGGATAAGACCGGGGTTGTGTACGCAACGTATGATACATCTCTTCCAACACTGGCAATGTATCAGGTTACTGCTGAAAATATGGGATTTCCTGCCCACAAGCTGCGTGGACATACTGTTGCCAACTTTTACAGACAAACCTGTTGGGACCTGCGTTCATTCTTGCCTGAGAATTCATTGAAGGTAGCCTCGGAGTATATAAAGTACTGCACTC
- a CDS encoding ABC transporter substrate-binding protein: MKMREVFLAMIILVSVSFFFATTVGYAKEVRGISKDTINYGIICDLSGPAARPSTDHMWGFKNYLLHMNDQGGVHGRKFNVIVEDDHYSVPSSIAAFKKLVFRDGVLGIWASVATASASALFRQIEKQKVIYTPGSLSDIITEPYKRYVFGSAASYEDNVKLIYDYIMKDLKAKDPKIVYVGPDSEMGHVGLKAARESAKFHGIKPPGVEICPLTVLDTTPQVLNLKRVEPDFVIIHGIADNAAALLRDARKFNFKTNFFGTRFTCSKDLIEIAKKASENFISVDCFSSWDDKSPGMGKLREVTLRYQPEKKGRSSEYVHGWVTAVTHVEAMKRAGNDLNVESFVNALESIKNFDTNGLTGFITYTSKSHKPMDLCKLFKVDLKNVQFVPITDWRKPSF; this comes from the coding sequence ATGAAGATGAGAGAAGTGTTTTTAGCCATGATTATTCTAGTATCAGTTTCATTCTTTTTTGCAACCACAGTGGGATACGCGAAGGAGGTCAGAGGTATAAGCAAGGATACTATAAATTATGGAATCATATGTGACCTGTCTGGACCAGCTGCGAGGCCATCAACAGACCATATGTGGGGGTTTAAAAACTATCTGCTTCACATGAATGACCAGGGTGGGGTTCACGGAAGAAAGTTTAATGTGATTGTAGAAGACGACCATTATTCAGTACCTTCATCTATAGCGGCTTTCAAAAAGCTTGTTTTCAGGGATGGGGTATTGGGCATATGGGCAAGCGTTGCTACTGCGTCAGCCAGTGCTCTTTTCCGGCAGATTGAAAAGCAAAAGGTCATATACACACCAGGCAGTCTATCCGATATAATAACCGAGCCATACAAAAGGTATGTCTTTGGCAGTGCAGCGTCATATGAGGATAATGTGAAGCTGATCTATGATTATATAATGAAGGACCTGAAGGCAAAAGATCCGAAGATTGTCTACGTAGGTCCAGACAGTGAAATGGGTCACGTTGGATTGAAGGCTGCCAGGGAGTCAGCTAAATTTCACGGCATCAAACCCCCAGGTGTCGAAATTTGTCCCCTTACTGTTTTGGATACGACTCCTCAAGTTCTAAACCTAAAGAGGGTGGAACCTGACTTTGTTATAATCCATGGCATAGCAGACAATGCAGCGGCACTGCTTCGGGATGCTAGAAAATTCAACTTTAAGACCAATTTTTTTGGGACTCGTTTTACCTGTTCAAAAGACTTGATAGAAATAGCCAAAAAGGCCTCTGAAAATTTTATCAGCGTCGATTGCTTTAGTTCATGGGATGATAAAAGTCCGGGTATGGGCAAATTGAGAGAAGTAACATTAAGGTATCAGCCTGAAAAAAAAGGTAGATCATCAGAATATGTCCATGGTTGGGTAACTGCCGTAACGCATGTAGAGGCTATGAAAAGGGCAGGCAATGACCTGAATGTTGAGAGTTTTGTGAATGCTCTTGAGAGTATAAAGAACTTTGACACAAATGGTCTTACTGGGTTTATAACATATACTTCCAAAAGTCATAAACCAATGGATTTATGTAAGCTTTTTAAAGTTGATTTGAAAAATGTACAGTTTGTGCCAATTACTGATTGGAGAAAACCCAGTTTTTAA
- the aroB gene encoding 3-dehydroquinate synthase has protein sequence MDKITVNLGNRSYPICFGYNNLTELGKVIREFDFSDRISIVTNPEVAGFFLNTVERSLRDAGFNVFPIEIPDGEEYKSLEWTSILYDKLVSLKMDRKSALVALGGGVIGDITGFVAATFLRGIPYVQVPTTLLAQVDSSVGGKTGVNHPKGKNLIGAFYQPSLVFIDVDTLKTLPKLEFISGLAEVIKYGIIWDSVLFKDLEDNLGRILGLDQKYVLRIVKRCCSVKAKVVEEDEKESGVRSILNFGHTIGHAIEALTDYKSYKHGEAVAIGMVTATHLSVEMGICNKNVFHRIKALIQRAGLPTDLPEFSRDEYVSVIELDKKMRSNKVKFVLAEDIGRVKFADLGAEDISKYLN, from the coding sequence ATGGACAAGATAACGGTAAATCTTGGTAACAGAAGCTATCCCATATGCTTTGGTTATAATAACCTTACCGAATTAGGTAAGGTCATAAGGGAATTTGATTTCAGTGATAGAATCAGCATTGTCACAAATCCTGAAGTGGCAGGGTTTTTTTTAAATACTGTAGAGAGGAGCTTGCGAGATGCAGGCTTCAATGTCTTTCCGATTGAAATCCCGGATGGAGAAGAATACAAATCACTGGAATGGACAAGCATACTTTATGACAAACTTGTCTCTCTCAAGATGGATCGTAAGTCTGCCCTGGTTGCTTTGGGTGGGGGGGTTATTGGAGATATTACCGGTTTTGTTGCAGCGACCTTCCTTCGGGGGATCCCTTATGTTCAAGTCCCTACAACCCTCCTTGCCCAGGTGGATAGCAGTGTCGGTGGAAAAACAGGAGTAAACCATCCAAAGGGTAAAAACCTGATCGGTGCCTTTTATCAGCCAAGTCTTGTTTTTATAGATGTGGATACACTTAAGACCCTCCCTAAATTAGAGTTTATTTCTGGTTTAGCTGAGGTAATAAAGTATGGAATTATATGGGACTCCGTTCTGTTCAAGGACTTAGAGGATAATCTGGGAAGAATCCTCGGGTTGGACCAAAAATACGTCTTGAGGATAGTAAAAAGGTGTTGCTCTGTTAAGGCAAAGGTTGTTGAGGAGGACGAAAAAGAGAGTGGAGTAAGATCGATCTTGAATTTTGGGCATACAATAGGTCACGCGATAGAGGCATTGACGGATTATAAGAGTTATAAACACGGTGAAGCAGTGGCTATAGGTATGGTAACTGCAACCCATTTATCAGTTGAAATGGGTATCTGTAATAAAAATGTTTTTCACAGGATTAAGGCGTTGATTCAAAGAGCCGGTCTGCCAACCGATCTGCCTGAATTCTCCAGAGATGAATACGTCAGTGTTATAGAACTGGATAAAAAGATGAGAAGCAATAAGGTAAAGTTTGTTTTGGCAGAGGATATTGGCCGTGTTAAATTTGCTGATTTAGGGGCAGAAGATATCTCTAAGTATCTAAATTAA
- the secD gene encoding protein translocase subunit SecD: MPGNLRWKALLIVIVTIVALVYLAASISDQLPGWWPKKKIKLGLDLQGGTHLLLEVETSKAVENAVERVSGDLKDSLLKKGIRYSKLERVSGNEILVEFQNSAYVDKFKEVLDSEFFNLKELTTKDYDGRFSVRLGFSNKEVEHIEKLAVDQSLETIRNRIDQFGVSEPIIQRQGEKNILVQLPGIKDINRAKDLIGKTALLEFKLVDDEHSIEDALGGNIPSGDEVLYQKVVNRETERVVKKPYLLKEKTLMTGDVITDAKVRIDSQYQTPYVTMEFDNRGKRLFDRITAANVNKRLAIVLDKNIYSAPVIQERISGGSAQITGSFTTEEAHDLAIVLRAGSLPAPVRYIEERTVGPSLGRDSIHSGIVSVIIGGIVVIFFMTFYYKLSGVIANIALVLNIILIMAAMAAFQATLTLPGIAGIVLTIGMAVDANILILERTREELLLGKTPRSAIDAGYDRAFLTILDSNLTTLITAALLFQFGTGPVKGFAVTLTIGILVSFFTAIFVTRFIYDLLMTKRRVRALSI, from the coding sequence ATGCCCGGTAATCTAAGATGGAAAGCCTTGCTGATTGTGATAGTTACCATAGTTGCTTTGGTTTATTTAGCTGCTTCAATTTCTGATCAATTGCCTGGATGGTGGCCAAAGAAAAAGATAAAATTGGGTTTAGATCTTCAAGGGGGTACTCATCTGCTTTTAGAGGTAGAAACTTCTAAGGCAGTAGAAAATGCGGTTGAGAGAGTTTCAGGGGATTTAAAAGATAGCCTTTTGAAGAAAGGAATCAGATATAGTAAGCTGGAAAGGGTCAGTGGTAATGAGATACTGGTTGAGTTTCAAAACTCCGCTTATGTGGATAAATTTAAAGAAGTTCTTGATTCTGAATTCTTCAATCTAAAGGAACTGACTACAAAAGATTATGATGGAAGATTCTCAGTTAGATTAGGGTTTTCTAATAAGGAGGTCGAACATATAGAGAAGCTTGCAGTTGACCAGAGTCTGGAGACCATCAGAAACAGGATTGACCAATTCGGTGTCAGCGAGCCGATTATTCAGAGACAGGGTGAAAAAAATATTCTTGTGCAGCTTCCTGGCATTAAAGATATAAATAGAGCCAAAGACCTTATAGGAAAGACTGCCCTCCTGGAATTCAAGTTAGTCGACGATGAGCATAGTATTGAGGATGCATTGGGGGGAAACATCCCTTCAGGAGACGAGGTTCTATACCAGAAGGTTGTGAATAGAGAGACTGAGAGAGTTGTAAAAAAGCCTTATCTGTTAAAAGAGAAGACCTTGATGACCGGTGATGTTATAACCGATGCAAAAGTGCGGATTGACAGCCAGTATCAAACACCGTATGTGACTATGGAGTTTGATAACAGAGGGAAACGATTGTTTGACAGGATTACCGCTGCAAATGTAAATAAGAGACTTGCCATAGTCCTGGACAAAAATATCTATTCTGCACCGGTTATCCAGGAGAGGATATCAGGCGGTAGTGCTCAGATTACAGGGTCGTTTACTACTGAGGAGGCACATGATCTTGCCATTGTTCTTCGGGCAGGCTCTCTTCCAGCCCCTGTGAGGTATATTGAAGAGAGGACTGTTGGCCCATCTCTGGGCAGAGATTCTATCCATAGCGGCATTGTATCTGTAATTATTGGTGGGATAGTTGTTATCTTCTTTATGACCTTCTACTATAAGCTCTCTGGTGTTATTGCGAATATAGCCCTTGTCCTTAATATCATACTGATAATGGCAGCAATGGCAGCCTTTCAGGCAACTCTCACTCTGCCTGGAATAGCAGGGATCGTTTTGACTATAGGTATGGCCGTAGATGCTAACATTCTGATACTCGAGCGCACAAGAGAGGAACTTTTGCTTGGTAAAACACCCAGATCCGCCATTGATGCTGGATACGATAGGGCATTCCTGACGATACTCGATTCCAATCTTACTACATTGATTACGGCTGCCCTCTTATTTCAATTTGGCACAGGGCCTGTTAAAGGATTTGCAGTTACCTTAACCATTGGTATTCTAGTAAGTTTCTTTACTGCAATCTTTGTAACCAGGTTTATATACGATCTGCTCATGACAAAGAGGAGAGTGAGGGCACTGAGCATATGA